In the genome of Variibacter gotjawalensis, one region contains:
- a CDS encoding Pls/PosA family non-ribosomal peptide synthetase, translating into MQSSDIDVVGDTDEKPRIEKGIAQAPLGRARGGGVQVVIREHTNNAVRWKQGERLHNLIEDACQRFADLEAIVTDNETLTYAQYDRRANQMARYLMDQGVRSGDRVALLFDKSPETYIAMLAVMKVNAAYVPLDAAFPIERVRFILGDAEVSAIVSISSYAERLSTLDVPKILVDADKRAILAKDDSPLTDVPPPIEPLAYIIYTSGTTGNPKGVGIGHASICNFVRVAAELYGYKPGDRIYQGMTIAFDFSIEETWVPMIAGATLIPARSGSAMMGDELGDFLRDRHVTIMACCPTLLATIEQDVPELRLLLVGGEACPHNLVARWYRPGRQILNSYGPTEATVTCTLTELKPDKPVTIGIPLSTYSIVILDPVEDKTMATGELGEIGIAGIGLALGYLNRDELTMKKFIKDFLQIDNNPSGRIYRTGDLGRIDENGEIDYRGRIDTQVKIRGYRIELTEIEQVLLDLPEVAQAAVTTFEPEEGLVEIVAYYAFKHGLSVERDAISQHLRSKLPPYMVPAFLEQLDAIPMTLSNKADHKKLPKPNLQRFAPAEQGYVPPKNDTERTLSTVLAEVLRLERVSTESHFFEDLGANSLIMARFCSLLRKNPDMANVSMRDIYQNPTLADLALHLAGTEETTVVTTREVFHKPSDLSYILCGAGQLAFYALYALFGLWVLDIGYRWAAAPETALAIFARSVVFAAGSFVVLTGISIVVKWLLIGRFSQRAIPIWSFAYYRFWVVMTMMRTSPIAAFYGTPIYNVYLRLMGAKIGRNAVIACIHPPICADVIEIGDNTILRKDSIVLGYRAQSNFIHIAPVKIGDNAFVGEASVLDIDTVMGDNTQLGHASSLQSGQRVPDGKHYHGSPAVETTSDYCQVEGKEASALRHAFFGSVELIALILVAGPLPVLGYHYWEQYSAATGVKLLEGSSILSLFGLSAILYFGVVVLGLASVLIIPRVCNMFLKPNVTYSMFGFHHLMQTIILRVSNARFYTVLFGDSAFITSYMSYVGWNMNTVIQTGSNMGSNQRHDNPFYCNIGTGTMVSDGLSMINTQMSATAFQLQETKIGENSYLGNDIFYPPNGKTGVNVLLATKAMIPIDGPVRENVGILGSPSFEIPRMVDRDRAMNATIDEDKRQEALKKKNVYNLVTALMFLGAQWMSFFIGLVLWSVALTHYDRFGLFGLLFAAGAIVVAYIALFVLLERASLQFGRLKPQLASIYDPYFWHHERHWKMGESPAAGLFPGTPFRPMIYRLLGMKVGRKVFDCSRSITERTLTEVGTYANLNEGSVLQAHSLEEGVFKSDFIRMGLGCTVGPGAFVHYGVTMENHVVLDADSFLMKGETLDDNTGWRGNPAKLARNHADYAQPRSNITIMAMAAE; encoded by the coding sequence ATGCAGTCATCGGACATCGACGTCGTAGGCGATACGGACGAAAAGCCCCGCATTGAGAAGGGCATCGCACAGGCCCCGCTCGGCCGGGCGCGCGGAGGCGGCGTCCAGGTTGTCATCCGCGAGCACACCAACAACGCGGTGCGCTGGAAGCAGGGGGAGCGCCTGCACAACTTGATCGAGGATGCGTGCCAGCGCTTCGCCGATCTCGAAGCGATCGTCACCGACAACGAGACGCTGACCTACGCGCAGTATGACCGCCGCGCCAACCAGATGGCGCGCTACCTGATGGATCAAGGCGTTCGCTCCGGCGACCGTGTCGCGCTTCTCTTCGATAAATCGCCCGAAACCTACATCGCGATGCTCGCCGTGATGAAGGTGAACGCGGCTTACGTCCCGCTCGACGCCGCCTTCCCGATTGAGCGCGTGCGCTTCATCCTTGGCGACGCCGAAGTTTCTGCCATTGTTTCGATCTCGAGCTATGCGGAGCGCCTCTCGACGCTCGATGTACCGAAGATCCTGGTCGACGCCGACAAGCGCGCGATCTTGGCCAAAGACGATTCGCCGCTCACCGACGTGCCGCCGCCGATCGAACCGCTCGCCTACATCATCTACACGTCCGGCACGACTGGAAACCCGAAGGGCGTCGGCATCGGCCACGCCAGCATCTGCAACTTCGTGCGCGTTGCGGCAGAGCTTTACGGCTACAAGCCGGGCGACCGTATTTATCAGGGCATGACCATCGCGTTCGACTTCTCGATCGAGGAGACGTGGGTGCCGATGATAGCCGGCGCGACGCTCATTCCTGCGCGCTCCGGCAGCGCCATGATGGGCGACGAACTCGGCGACTTTCTACGCGACCGTCACGTGACCATCATGGCGTGCTGCCCGACATTGCTCGCGACGATCGAGCAGGATGTGCCGGAGCTGCGTCTGCTGCTCGTCGGCGGGGAAGCGTGTCCGCATAACCTTGTCGCGCGCTGGTATCGCCCCGGCCGCCAGATTCTCAATTCGTACGGCCCGACCGAAGCGACCGTCACCTGCACGCTGACGGAGCTCAAGCCCGATAAGCCCGTGACCATCGGCATTCCGCTGTCGACTTACTCCATCGTCATTCTCGATCCGGTCGAGGACAAGACGATGGCGACGGGCGAACTCGGCGAGATCGGCATCGCGGGCATCGGCCTCGCGCTCGGCTATCTCAACCGCGACGAGCTCACGATGAAGAAATTCATCAAAGACTTCTTGCAGATCGACAACAATCCGTCCGGCCGCATCTATCGGACCGGCGATCTTGGCCGTATCGACGAGAACGGTGAGATCGATTACCGCGGCCGTATCGACACGCAGGTGAAGATCCGCGGCTATCGCATCGAACTCACCGAGATCGAGCAGGTGCTGCTCGATCTGCCGGAGGTCGCGCAGGCTGCCGTGACGACATTCGAGCCCGAAGAAGGGCTCGTCGAAATCGTCGCTTACTATGCGTTCAAGCACGGCTTGTCGGTAGAACGCGACGCGATTTCGCAGCATCTTCGCTCGAAGCTGCCGCCCTACATGGTGCCGGCCTTCCTCGAACAGCTCGACGCCATTCCGATGACGCTGAGCAACAAGGCGGACCACAAAAAACTGCCGAAGCCGAACTTGCAGCGTTTCGCGCCGGCCGAGCAGGGCTACGTTCCGCCGAAGAACGATACGGAGCGCACGCTAAGCACGGTGCTTGCCGAAGTGCTGCGGCTCGAGCGCGTTTCGACCGAGTCGCACTTTTTCGAAGACCTCGGCGCCAACTCGCTGATCATGGCGCGCTTCTGCTCGCTGCTGCGCAAGAATCCGGACATGGCGAATGTCTCGATGCGCGACATTTATCAAAACCCGACGCTCGCCGATCTCGCGCTGCATCTTGCCGGCACCGAAGAGACGACGGTGGTGACGACGCGCGAAGTGTTCCACAAGCCGTCGGACCTCTCCTACATCCTGTGCGGAGCGGGCCAGCTCGCGTTCTATGCGCTATACGCGCTGTTCGGTTTGTGGGTGCTCGACATCGGCTATCGCTGGGCGGCGGCGCCCGAGACCGCGCTCGCGATTTTCGCCCGCAGCGTCGTCTTCGCGGCCGGCTCGTTCGTGGTGCTGACCGGCATCTCGATCGTCGTGAAGTGGCTGCTCATCGGCCGCTTCAGCCAGCGCGCCATTCCAATCTGGAGCTTTGCTTACTATCGCTTCTGGGTCGTCATGACGATGATGCGCACGTCGCCGATCGCAGCCTTCTACGGCACGCCGATCTACAACGTGTATCTGCGCCTGATGGGCGCGAAGATCGGCCGCAACGCCGTGATCGCTTGCATCCATCCGCCGATCTGTGCCGACGTGATCGAGATCGGCGACAACACGATCCTGCGCAAGGACTCGATCGTGCTCGGTTATCGCGCGCAATCGAATTTCATCCACATCGCGCCCGTGAAGATCGGCGACAACGCCTTCGTCGGCGAGGCAAGCGTCCTCGATATCGACACCGTGATGGGCGACAATACGCAGCTTGGTCACGCTTCGTCGCTGCAGAGCGGCCAGCGCGTGCCCGACGGCAAGCACTATCATGGCTCGCCGGCCGTCGAGACGACATCGGATTACTGTCAGGTCGAAGGCAAGGAGGCGAGCGCACTGCGGCACGCTTTCTTCGGTTCCGTCGAGCTGATCGCGCTGATCCTCGTCGCCGGTCCGCTCCCTGTGCTCGGCTATCATTACTGGGAGCAGTATTCCGCCGCGACCGGCGTGAAGCTGCTGGAGGGCTCGTCGATCCTCTCGCTGTTCGGCCTCTCTGCCATTCTGTATTTCGGCGTGGTGGTTCTCGGGCTCGCGTCCGTTTTGATCATCCCGCGCGTCTGCAACATGTTCCTAAAACCGAACGTGACGTACTCGATGTTCGGCTTCCACCACTTGATGCAGACGATCATCCTCCGTGTCAGCAACGCGCGCTTCTACACGGTGCTGTTCGGCGACTCGGCCTTCATCACGAGCTACATGAGCTACGTCGGTTGGAACATGAACACCGTCATCCAAACCGGCTCGAACATGGGTTCGAACCAGCGCCACGACAATCCGTTCTACTGCAACATCGGGACCGGCACGATGGTGTCGGACGGTCTTTCGATGATCAACACGCAGATGTCCGCGACAGCGTTCCAGTTGCAGGAAACGAAGATCGGCGAGAACAGCTATCTCGGCAACGACATCTTCTATCCGCCGAACGGCAAGACCGGCGTGAACGTTCTCCTCGCCACCAAGGCGATGATCCCGATCGATGGCCCGGTGCGCGAGAATGTCGGCATTCTCGGCTCGCCGTCGTTCGAGATTCCGCGCATGGTCGATCGCGATCGCGCGATGAACGCGACGATCGACGAAGACAAGCGTCAGGAAGCGCTGAAGAAGAAGAACGTCTACAATCTTGTTACCGCACTGATGTTCTTGGGCGCGCAGTGGATGTCGTTCTTCATCGGCCTCGTGTTGTGGTCGGTAGCACTGACGCACTACGATCGCTTCGGCCTGTTTGGCCTGCTGTTTGCGGCCGGTGCGATTGTCGTCGCCTACATCGCGCTGTTCGTGCTCCTTGAACGCGCGAGCCTGCAATTCGGCCGCCTCAAGCCGCAGCTCGCGTCGATCTACGATCCATATTTCTGGCACCACGAGCGGCACTGGAAGATGGGCGAGTCGCCGGCCGCGGGCCTGTTCCCCGGCACGCCGTTCCGCCCGATGATCTATCGTCTGCTCGGCATGAAGGTCGGCCGTAAAGTATTCGACTGCAGCCGCTCGATCACGGAGCGCACGCTCACCGAGGTCGGCACTTACGCCAATCTCAACGAGGGCTCCGTGCTGCAGGCGCACTCGCTGGAAGAGGGCGTGTTCAAGTCGGACTTCATCCGCATGGGCCTCGGCTGCACGGTCGGCCCCGGCGCGTTCGTGCACTATGGCGTCACGATGGAAAACCACGTCGTGCTCGACGCGGATTCATTCCTGATGAAGGGCGAGACGCTCGACGACAACACGGGGTGGCGCGGCAATCCGGCGAAGCTTGCCCGCAATCACGCGGACTATGCGCAGCCGCGGTCCAACATCACCATCATGGCGATGGCTGCCGAATAA
- a CDS encoding L,D-transpeptidase, with protein MRLLSAGVIAASLFATAAHADLAIVVDKATQRMTVTIDGQQKYVWPVSTGKVGHFTPVGQFKPFRMEIDHKSDEFDDAPMPHSVFFTRQGHAIHGSYNTKQLGQVASSGCVRLAPQNAALLFSLVKQHGLTKTQISIDGDERQAIAAAARRGGPQVAAAAPAPQAPAANQGVSVWPNPFAPFTAPRTEPAPVAAVQPRPDRRGQAQAQARPQQPRQAYYYDERNPRGYYAQQPVYQAQPVQAPARAYPRYYQW; from the coding sequence ATGCGTCTTCTGTCCGCCGGCGTTATCGCCGCCAGCCTGTTCGCCACTGCGGCGCATGCTGATCTCGCCATCGTTGTCGACAAAGCGACGCAGCGCATGACCGTCACGATCGACGGGCAGCAGAAATACGTGTGGCCGGTTTCGACCGGCAAGGTCGGGCACTTCACGCCGGTCGGCCAGTTCAAGCCGTTCCGCATGGAGATCGATCACAAGTCGGACGAGTTCGACGATGCGCCGATGCCGCATTCGGTGTTCTTCACACGGCAGGGCCACGCGATCCACGGCTCCTACAACACGAAGCAGCTCGGCCAGGTCGCGTCATCCGGCTGCGTGCGCCTCGCGCCGCAGAATGCCGCCCTGCTCTTCTCGCTGGTGAAGCAGCACGGCCTCACCAAGACGCAAATCTCGATCGACGGCGATGAGCGCCAGGCCATCGCGGCTGCGGCGCGTCGTGGCGGTCCTCAGGTTGCGGCGGCGGCACCGGCTCCGCAGGCGCCTGCGGCCAACCAAGGCGTCTCGGTCTGGCCGAACCCGTTCGCTCCGTTCACGGCGCCGCGAACCGAGCCGGCTCCGGTTGCTGCCGTGCAGCCGCGTCCGGATCGTCGCGGGCAGGCGCAAGCTCAGGCACGCCCGCAGCAGCCGCGTCAGGCCTATTATTACGACGAGCGCAATCCGCGCGGCTATTACGCCCAGCAGCCGGTTTATCAGGCGCAGCCCGTACAGGCTCCGGCCCGCGCGTATCCGCGCTACTATCAGTGGTAG
- a CDS encoding 50S ribosomal protein L11 methyltransferase: METSSFVARLRPRSDPQEIAGRLTELLDADECVLSVFEEKPGVWAIELHFSEAPDEAVLRDIIAAATDDELASTLSVEKIEARDWVAASLAGLSAVPAGRFVVQGSHLRGTESPSRIAIEIEAALAFGTGHHGTTRGCLLVLDELIKRKHPRRILDVGTGTAVLAIAAARALHRPVLASDIDRTSVKVAQANAHANRADQYIRFVHAAGVDAGVFRRNAPFDLVFANILLRPLQRLSAPIARLVPPGGHVILSGLTNDQKTAALAFYRAQGLVLIKTVRLEGWTTLLLTRPRHSRPAVARRSRAI, from the coding sequence ATGGAAACATCGAGTTTTGTCGCGCGTCTGCGCCCGCGCAGCGACCCGCAAGAAATCGCCGGACGCCTTACCGAGCTGCTCGACGCCGACGAATGCGTGCTGTCGGTGTTCGAAGAGAAGCCGGGCGTCTGGGCGATCGAACTTCACTTCAGCGAAGCGCCGGACGAAGCCGTGCTGCGCGACATCATCGCGGCCGCGACCGATGATGAGCTCGCGTCCACGCTGTCGGTCGAGAAGATCGAAGCACGCGATTGGGTCGCGGCAAGCCTCGCCGGACTGTCCGCCGTGCCGGCCGGCCGCTTTGTCGTGCAGGGCTCGCATCTGCGCGGCACGGAATCGCCGTCGCGCATCGCGATCGAGATCGAAGCCGCCCTCGCCTTCGGCACCGGGCATCACGGTACGACGCGCGGCTGCCTCCTCGTGCTCGACGAACTCATCAAGCGCAAACATCCACGCCGCATCCTCGACGTCGGCACCGGCACGGCCGTGCTTGCCATCGCGGCGGCGCGCGCGCTGCACCGGCCGGTGCTGGCGAGCGACATCGACCGCACGTCCGTGAAGGTCGCGCAGGCGAATGCGCACGCCAACCGCGCCGATCAATACATTCGCTTCGTGCACGCGGCCGGCGTCGATGCCGGCGTCTTCCGCCGCAATGCGCCGTTCGATCTTGTCTTCGCCAACATCCTGCTGCGGCCGCTACAGCGCCTCTCGGCGCCAATCGCGCGTCTGGTTCCGCCAGGCGGACACGTCATCCTCTCCGGCCTGACGAACGACCAGAAGACAGCCGCGCTCGCCTTCTATCGCGCGCAAGGTCTTGTGCTCATCAAGACTGTGCGCCTCGAAGGCTGGACCACTCTGTTGCTGACGCGGCCCAGGCACTCGCGTCCCGCAGTGGCGCGGCGTTCGCGCGCGATTTAA
- a CDS encoding GNAT family N-acetyltransferase, whose amino-acid sequence MGERVELRDITDANRDAVRALKLDPEQEELVASNEESLDEAEHDPGARPRAIYAGDRLVGFIMYDAGEPDDDPREAQIYRFMIDQSAQGSGYGRAALLATIEEIRGIGGIAKIEIGYMPENPVTKVFYESVGFVEVGLDEDGEMVAELSL is encoded by the coding sequence ATGGGCGAGCGCGTCGAATTGCGCGACATCACGGATGCGAACCGCGACGCGGTGCGCGCGCTCAAGCTCGACCCCGAGCAGGAAGAGCTCGTTGCGAGCAACGAGGAATCACTCGACGAAGCCGAACACGATCCCGGCGCGCGGCCGCGCGCGATCTACGCTGGCGACCGTCTCGTCGGCTTCATCATGTACGACGCCGGCGAGCCGGACGACGACCCGCGCGAGGCACAGATCTATCGCTTCATGATCGATCAGAGCGCGCAAGGTTCGGGCTACGGCCGCGCCGCGCTGCTCGCCACGATCGAAGAAATTCGCGGGATCGGCGGCATCGCCAAGATCGAAATCGGCTATATGCCGGAAAATCCGGTCACGAAGGTTTTCTACGAGAGCGTCGGCTTTGTTGAAGTCGGACTCGACGAGGACGGCGAAATGGTCGCCGAACTCTCATTGTGA
- a CDS encoding multidrug effflux MFS transporter, producing MQPEPSLQTTVPARPPASRAFLILLIAITSIAPLALNMPMPALPGIARSLQAPIEVVQLTLSLYLVVVAVAQLVNGALSDRYGRRPVLIAGLALATVASIAAALASSIGYLIVARSFQAIGASAGIVLSRAIIRDLYDREQAATMLGWVTMAIMIVPLIVPYAGGVIDTTLGWPYIFISIAAMTAVVLAWAVAKLPETWRAPLASADPVRYRDDLAALFANRKFCGYVICCASGSALFFIMLGGAPHVVVTEMGRTPAELGLWLTTGAAGYMLGNYTSARYSQRVGVDRMVTWGSIAICLASAITTAWVWSRPHGGPLMLFAPQLITAFGNGLVVPNAIAGAISVRPRAAGTASGIAGFLQMAVGGIGAQAIAHIVAAYHSALPLALVLFGMALICLTSCLLLIRRP from the coding sequence GTGCAACCAGAGCCGTCTTTACAAACGACAGTCCCGGCGAGGCCGCCGGCCTCGCGCGCGTTCCTGATCCTGCTGATCGCGATCACGTCGATCGCGCCGCTTGCGCTGAACATGCCGATGCCCGCGCTTCCTGGCATCGCGCGCTCGCTGCAAGCGCCGATCGAGGTCGTGCAGCTGACACTCTCGCTCTATCTTGTCGTCGTCGCGGTGGCGCAGCTCGTCAACGGTGCGCTGTCGGATCGTTACGGCCGGCGCCCCGTGCTGATCGCGGGCCTTGCCCTTGCGACCGTCGCCAGCATCGCGGCCGCGCTCGCGTCGAGCATCGGTTATCTGATTGTCGCGCGCTCGTTCCAGGCGATCGGCGCGTCTGCGGGCATCGTGCTCAGCCGCGCGATCATCCGCGATCTCTACGACCGCGAACAAGCCGCCACGATGCTCGGCTGGGTCACGATGGCGATCATGATCGTGCCGCTTATAGTTCCCTATGCGGGCGGCGTGATCGATACGACGCTCGGCTGGCCCTACATCTTCATCAGCATCGCGGCGATGACGGCCGTTGTCCTCGCCTGGGCGGTCGCGAAACTTCCGGAGACGTGGCGCGCACCGCTCGCGAGTGCGGACCCGGTGCGCTACCGCGACGATCTCGCTGCGCTGTTCGCGAATCGCAAGTTCTGCGGCTACGTCATCTGCTGCGCCAGCGGCTCGGCGTTGTTCTTCATCATGCTTGGTGGCGCGCCGCATGTGGTCGTCACCGAGATGGGCCGCACGCCGGCCGAACTCGGGCTTTGGCTCACCACCGGCGCCGCCGGCTACATGCTCGGCAACTACACGTCCGCGCGCTACTCGCAGCGCGTCGGCGTCGACCGCATGGTGACGTGGGGAAGCATCGCGATCTGTCTCGCGTCGGCGATCACGACCGCTTGGGTTTGGAGCCGGCCGCACGGCGGTCCGCTGATGCTGTTCGCGCCGCAGCTCATCACGGCATTCGGCAACGGTCTCGTCGTGCCCAACGCCATCGCGGGCGCGATCAGCGTACGGCCACGGGCGGCCGGCACGGCGTCCGGCATCGCGGGCTTTCTGCAGATGGCTGTCGGCGGGATCGGCGCGCAAGCCATCGCGCATATCGTTGCGGCCTATCACAGCGCATTGCCGCTCGCGCTCGTTCTATTCGGGATGGCGCTGATCTGCCTGACCAGCTGTTTACTGCTGATACGCCGCCCTTAA
- a CDS encoding aminopeptidase P family protein: protein MFEAKFQTFTDSSDRAAVAKRVAALRAELKKRGLDGLVIPHADRQQNEYLPACEERLAWLAAFTGSAGRAIVLADKAALFVDGRYTLQAAEQTDTAVFEVVLISDMTSEAWLEKNASEGAKIGYDPWLFRTSDVEALTRSCASAGASLVACDSDPVETIWTDRPEPPLGQVALHPVEYSGEAAEAKLARVRAEVAKARADALVVSNPTAVAWAFNIRGADVTHTPLALSFAIVPAEGRPSLFVDGRKLSNQVRDELERLADVRAMDALPAALTDLGYKKQTVRLDNASAADAIARMIRDAGGKIVNAADPITLMKAVKNATEISGSMTAHRRDGAAVANFLAWFDREAPRGKLTEIECVAALESFRRDTGLLKDVSFPTISGSGPNGAIVHYRVTEESNRRIAPGELFLLDSGAQYLDGTTDITRTMTVGAPTDEMRDRFTRVLKGHIGIARAIFPDDASGSQLDTFARQHLWSAGLDYNHGTGHGVGSYLSVHEGPASISKVNTVPLKRGMILSNEPGYYKTGAYGIRIENLVLVVEAPKVEGAEKPLNCFETITLAPIDQRLVLPSLLTAEESAWFDAYHARVRAEIGPLVEGQTAEWLENATAPLGS from the coding sequence ATGTTCGAAGCCAAATTTCAAACATTCACGGACTCCTCGGATCGCGCCGCCGTTGCCAAGCGCGTCGCCGCCTTGCGCGCGGAGCTGAAGAAACGCGGGCTCGACGGTCTCGTCATCCCGCATGCGGACCGCCAGCAGAACGAATATTTGCCGGCTTGCGAGGAGCGTCTTGCTTGGCTCGCGGCTTTCACGGGTTCGGCCGGACGCGCGATCGTGCTGGCCGACAAGGCTGCGCTGTTCGTCGACGGCCGCTACACGCTGCAGGCCGCCGAGCAGACCGACACGGCCGTGTTCGAGGTCGTGCTTATCAGCGACATGACGTCGGAGGCGTGGCTTGAGAAGAATGCGTCCGAAGGCGCGAAGATCGGCTACGACCCTTGGCTCTTCCGCACGTCCGACGTCGAAGCCCTGACACGGTCATGCGCATCGGCCGGCGCAAGTCTCGTCGCCTGCGACAGCGATCCGGTCGAGACGATCTGGACCGATCGTCCGGAGCCGCCGCTCGGCCAGGTCGCGCTGCATCCGGTCGAATATTCGGGCGAAGCGGCCGAAGCCAAACTCGCACGCGTGCGCGCGGAAGTTGCCAAAGCGCGCGCCGACGCGCTCGTCGTTTCCAATCCGACCGCGGTCGCGTGGGCCTTCAACATTCGCGGCGCCGACGTAACGCACACCCCGCTCGCGCTATCCTTCGCGATCGTTCCGGCAGAAGGCCGCCCGTCGCTCTTCGTCGACGGCCGGAAACTCTCGAACCAGGTGCGCGACGAACTCGAACGCCTCGCCGACGTGCGGGCGATGGACGCATTGCCGGCCGCGCTGACTGATCTCGGTTACAAGAAGCAGACCGTGCGGCTCGACAATGCAAGCGCGGCGGACGCCATCGCGCGCATGATCCGCGACGCCGGCGGCAAGATCGTCAACGCGGCCGATCCGATCACGTTGATGAAGGCCGTGAAGAACGCGACCGAGATTTCCGGCTCGATGACGGCGCATCGTCGCGACGGCGCGGCAGTTGCTAATTTCCTCGCTTGGTTCGATCGCGAAGCACCGCGCGGCAAGCTTACCGAGATCGAATGCGTCGCGGCGCTGGAAAGTTTCCGGCGCGACACCGGTCTTCTGAAGGACGTGTCGTTCCCGACGATCTCCGGCTCGGGTCCGAACGGCGCGATCGTGCATTATCGTGTGACCGAAGAGAGCAACCGCCGCATCGCGCCGGGCGAACTCTTCTTGCTAGACTCAGGCGCGCAGTATCTTGACGGCACGACCGACATCACGCGCACGATGACGGTTGGCGCGCCGACCGACGAAATGCGCGATCGTTTTACGCGCGTGCTCAAGGGTCACATCGGCATCGCGCGCGCGATCTTTCCAGATGACGCCAGCGGCTCGCAGCTCGACACGTTCGCACGCCAGCATCTCTGGTCGGCCGGCCTCGATTATAATCATGGCACCGGCCACGGCGTCGGAAGCTATCTGTCTGTCCACGAGGGACCGGCTTCAATCTCGAAGGTCAATACAGTGCCGCTGAAACGCGGCATGATCCTCTCGAACGAGCCGGGCTACTACAAGACCGGCGCTTACGGTATCCGCATCGAGAATCTCGTGCTGGTCGTCGAAGCGCCGAAGGTCGAAGGCGCCGAGAAGCCACTAAACTGCTTCGAGACGATTACGCTCGCACCGATCGACCAGCGGCTCGTCCTGCCTTCGTTGCTCACCGCCGAAGAGAGTGCGTGGTTCGACGCTTATCACGCGCGCGTTCGCGCCGAGATCGGTCCGCTGGTCGAAGGGCAAACCGCAGAGTGGCTTGAAAACGCGACCGCGCCTTTAGGAAGCTAA
- a CDS encoding 4'-phosphopantetheinyl transferase family protein, with translation MTDLDTALRDLAPLGVLIGWRRIAEGDEGALNRGEISATNLSVRRASGAVRIVARELLRAPDLAIPKGEGGEPIWPRMVVGSLAHDDEIAIAATANAEDYEAIGIDIERAEPLVAETFALVVTDRERAMIGDDAMKATLLFAVKEAVYKAAYPLDRVFLEFADIEVDLDQGVAATKPGRSLTVRYATTLSHVVALAYA, from the coding sequence GTGACCGATCTCGATACGGCATTGCGTGATCTTGCGCCGCTGGGCGTTCTCATCGGCTGGCGCAGAATTGCTGAGGGTGACGAGGGCGCGCTCAATCGCGGCGAGATTTCCGCAACGAATCTTTCGGTGCGCCGAGCAAGCGGAGCCGTCCGCATCGTAGCGCGCGAGCTATTGAGGGCGCCGGACCTTGCGATCCCGAAAGGCGAGGGTGGCGAGCCGATTTGGCCGCGCATGGTGGTCGGCTCGCTGGCGCACGACGACGAGATTGCGATCGCGGCGACGGCGAATGCTGAAGACTATGAGGCGATCGGGATCGATATCGAACGCGCGGAACCGCTTGTCGCCGAGACATTCGCGCTTGTCGTCACTGACCGCGAACGCGCGATGATCGGCGACGATGCGATGAAGGCGACGTTGCTCTTCGCCGTGAAGGAGGCGGTTTACAAAGCCGCATATCCACTCGATCGGGTGTTTCTGGAATTTGCGGATATCGAGGTTGATCTCGATCAGGGCGTTGCGGCTACGAAGCCTGGGCGGTCGTTGACGGTCCGCTACGCCACAACTCTGTCGCACGTTGTCGCGTTGGCCTATGCTTGA